A genomic stretch from Enterobacter dykesii includes:
- a CDS encoding LVIVD repeat-containing protein: MSVLPTPEYSRNMRLIGHSDQGGRPDGVQLMVHRGFAWIGHMVSQGFSIVDVRDPKNPKAAGYVPAPPGTWNVHLQAHDDLLLVINARDLFADARFADEKVYYTRQVGETVSDVQDKGWSAGLRVFDISTPDRPREIGFLSLSGIGIHRIWYVGGRWAYVSALIDGFTDYIFLTIDLADPRKPEVAGRWWLPGMNQAEGEKPNWPEGKRYALHHAIIAGDTAYGSWRDGGLTLLDVKDRTRPKLISHRNWSPPFGGGTHTALPLPDRDLLVVLDEAVLDNQEDGEKLIWLFDIREPSNPVSISTFPQPDETDYVAKGAHFGPHNLHENRPGSFVSSTLIFATYQNAGVRAYDISNPYRPVETGALVPAAPERMMDTRPNRPQVIQSCDVFVDAQGIIYSTDYNGGLSVIEYLG; the protein is encoded by the coding sequence ATGAGCGTGCTCCCTACGCCTGAATACAGCCGCAATATGCGGCTGATTGGCCATAGCGATCAGGGCGGTCGTCCGGACGGCGTGCAGCTGATGGTCCATCGCGGTTTCGCCTGGATCGGCCATATGGTGTCGCAGGGCTTTTCGATTGTCGACGTGCGCGACCCGAAAAACCCGAAAGCGGCGGGCTACGTGCCCGCGCCGCCCGGCACCTGGAACGTGCACCTGCAGGCGCATGACGACCTGCTGCTGGTAATTAACGCCCGGGATCTGTTTGCCGATGCCCGCTTTGCCGACGAGAAGGTCTATTACACCCGCCAGGTGGGGGAGACCGTCAGCGACGTGCAGGACAAAGGCTGGAGCGCCGGACTTCGCGTGTTTGATATTTCCACGCCCGACAGGCCGCGCGAAATCGGCTTTCTGTCGCTGAGCGGAATCGGAATTCACCGCATCTGGTACGTCGGCGGACGCTGGGCCTACGTTTCAGCGCTGATTGACGGCTTTACCGACTACATCTTCCTGACCATCGATCTGGCCGATCCGCGTAAGCCCGAAGTGGCGGGGCGCTGGTGGCTGCCGGGGATGAACCAGGCCGAAGGGGAGAAGCCGAACTGGCCGGAAGGGAAACGCTACGCGCTGCACCACGCGATTATCGCGGGCGATACCGCCTACGGCAGCTGGCGCGACGGCGGCCTGACGCTGCTGGACGTGAAGGACCGCACCCGGCCGAAGCTGATTAGCCACCGCAACTGGAGCCCGCCGTTTGGCGGCGGGACGCACACCGCGCTGCCGCTGCCGGACCGCGATCTGCTGGTGGTGCTGGACGAAGCGGTGCTGGATAACCAGGAGGACGGCGAAAAGCTGATCTGGCTGTTTGATATCCGCGAGCCGTCGAACCCGGTCAGCATCTCGACCTTCCCGCAGCCGGATGAAACCGACTACGTGGCGAAAGGGGCGCATTTTGGCCCGCATAACCTGCACGAGAACCGGCCGGGGAGCTTTGTCAGCTCGACGCTGATTTTTGCCACGTATCAGAATGCGGGCGTGCGCGCGTATGACATTTCCAATCCGTATCGACCGGTGGAAACGGGCGCGCTGGTGCCCGCCGCACCGGAGAGAATGATGGACACGCGGCCAAATCGTCCGCAGGTGATCCAGTCGTGCGACGTGTTTGTGGATGCGCAGGGGATTATTTACAGCACGGACTATAACGGCGGGCTGTCGGTGATTGAGTATCTGGGGTGA
- the mtnK gene encoding S-methyl-5-thioribose kinase, whose amino-acid sequence MSQYRTFTAQDAVEYARQFGGLDDPSSLVEAQEVGDGNLNLVFKIFDGAGVSRIVVKQALPYVRCVGESWPLTLDRARLEAQTLVEHYQHSPQHTVKIHHFDPDLAVMVMEDLSSHRIWRGELINNIYYPQAARQLGEYLAHALFHTSDFFLHPHAKKAQVAKFINPEMCEITEDLFFNDPYQIHERNSYPAELENDVAALRDDAQLKIAVASLKHRFFSHAEALLHGDIHSGSIFVADGSLKAIDAEFGYFGPIGFDVGTAIGNLLLNFCGLPGHLGIRDAAAAREQRLSDIQELWNTFAERFQALANEKTRDAALGAPGYASAFLKKVWHDAIGFCGTELIRRSVGLSHVADIDTIQDEAMRHECLRHAITLGKALIVIADRIDSAEDLVARVRQYS is encoded by the coding sequence ATGTCGCAATACCGTACCTTTACCGCTCAGGACGCCGTGGAGTATGCCAGGCAGTTTGGCGGACTTGACGATCCTTCATCGCTGGTAGAGGCGCAGGAAGTAGGCGACGGCAACCTCAATCTGGTATTTAAAATTTTCGACGGTGCGGGCGTGAGCCGCATCGTCGTAAAGCAGGCGCTGCCCTACGTGCGCTGCGTCGGCGAGTCCTGGCCGCTGACGCTGGACCGCGCCCGTCTTGAAGCGCAAACGCTGGTCGAGCACTACCAGCACAGCCCGCAGCACACCGTGAAAATCCACCACTTTGACCCGGACCTGGCGGTGATGGTGATGGAAGATCTCTCCAGCCATCGCATCTGGCGCGGCGAGCTGATCAACAATATCTACTACCCGCAGGCGGCCCGTCAGCTGGGCGAATACCTCGCGCACGCGCTGTTCCACACCAGCGATTTCTTCCTGCATCCGCACGCGAAAAAAGCGCAGGTGGCGAAATTCATCAACCCGGAGATGTGCGAGATCACCGAAGATCTGTTCTTCAACGATCCGTACCAGATCCACGAGCGCAACAGCTACCCGGCCGAGCTGGAAAATGACGTCGCGGCCCTTCGCGACGACGCTCAGCTTAAAATTGCCGTGGCCTCCCTGAAGCACCGCTTCTTCTCGCACGCCGAAGCGCTCCTGCACGGCGATATTCACAGCGGCTCGATTTTTGTGGCCGACGGCAGCCTGAAGGCCATCGACGCCGAGTTCGGCTACTTTGGCCCGATTGGCTTTGACGTCGGCACCGCCATCGGCAACCTGCTGCTGAACTTCTGCGGCCTGCCGGGGCACCTGGGCATTCGCGATGCCGCCGCCGCGCGCGAGCAGCGCCTGAGCGATATCCAGGAGCTGTGGAACACCTTCGCGGAACGCTTCCAGGCGCTGGCAAACGAGAAAACGCGCGACGCCGCGCTCGGCGCGCCGGGCTATGCCTCCGCGTTCCTGAAAAAGGTCTGGCATGACGCCATCGGTTTCTGCGGCACCGAGCTCATTCGCCGCAGCGTCGGGCTTTCCCACGTGGCGGATATCGACACCATTCAGGACGAGGCGATGCGCCACGAGTGCCTGCGCCACGCGATAACGCTCGGCAAAGCGCTGATTGTCATTGCCGACCGCATCGACAGCGCCGAAGATCTGGTGGCACGGGTGCGTCAGTACAGCTGA
- the mtnA gene encoding S-methyl-5-thioribose-1-phosphate isomerase, with protein MQTLQTTSLRVADNQLFILDQQALPQEKCWLDASTVEALVGHIHALRVRGAPLIGLSASLLLALLAENGKSRDELAAALETLRASRPTAVNLMNNLDRMKIALWQEEYVPALVAEALRLIDEDKRLCDAIAKAGSALVKPGSRLLTHCNTGGLATAGVGTALGVIARAHQEGNVSNVWVDETRPLLQGGRLTAWELGELGVPYQLITDSMAASLMAKGLVDAVWVGADRIAANGDVANKIGTYSLAVLAKFHGIPFYVAAPQTTLDPDCPNGDAIPIEQRAASEVTGVAGSFGAVQWAPENAQVYNPAFDVTPASLISGWVLDSGVVTPEAVANGKFA; from the coding sequence ATGCAGACATTACAGACGACCAGCCTGCGGGTGGCGGATAATCAGCTCTTTATTCTCGATCAGCAGGCGCTTCCGCAGGAGAAATGCTGGCTGGATGCCTCGACGGTCGAGGCGCTGGTAGGGCACATCCACGCCCTGCGCGTGCGCGGCGCGCCGCTGATTGGTCTCTCTGCAAGCCTGCTGCTGGCGCTGCTGGCGGAAAACGGCAAAAGCCGCGACGAGCTGGCGGCGGCGCTGGAAACCCTGCGCGCCTCCCGCCCGACGGCGGTGAACCTGATGAACAATCTCGACCGCATGAAGATTGCGCTGTGGCAGGAAGAGTATGTTCCGGCGCTGGTGGCCGAAGCGCTGCGCCTGATTGACGAAGACAAACGGCTTTGCGACGCGATTGCCAAAGCCGGCAGCGCGCTGGTGAAGCCCGGCAGCCGCCTGCTGACCCACTGCAATACCGGCGGGCTGGCAACGGCGGGCGTCGGCACCGCATTGGGCGTGATTGCCCGCGCGCATCAGGAGGGTAACGTCAGCAACGTCTGGGTGGATGAAACCCGTCCGCTGCTGCAGGGCGGCAGATTGACCGCGTGGGAGCTTGGCGAGCTGGGCGTGCCGTATCAGCTGATTACCGATTCCATGGCCGCCAGCCTGATGGCGAAAGGGCTGGTAGACGCCGTGTGGGTGGGTGCAGACCGTATTGCCGCCAACGGCGACGTGGCGAACAAAATAGGCACCTATTCCCTGGCGGTGCTGGCGAAATTCCACGGCATTCCGTTCTACGTGGCCGCGCCGCAAACGACCCTCGATCCGGACTGTCCGAACGGGGACGCGATACCGATTGAGCAGCGCGCCGCCAGCGAGGTGACGGGCGTAGCCGGAAGCTTTGGCGCGGTGCAGTGGGCGCCGGAAAACGCGCAGGTTTATAACCCGGCGTTTGACGTTACGCCTGCCTCACTCATTAGCGGCTGGGTGCTGGACAGCGGTGTGGTCACGCCGGAAGCGGTGGCAAACGGGAAATTCGCCTGA
- a CDS encoding SRPBCC family protein: MTLDPETDLKLERVVDAPRDLLWLCWTTPEHIKNFFIPAPHKVTECDLDLRVGGRFNTVFEVDGQRMDNRGVFLEIDPGQKLVFTDGYTEGWKPAEKPFMTAILLLEDVGEGKTRYTAIARHPTKEIREQHEQMGFHEGWGIVLDQLVGYVKGLAR; the protein is encoded by the coding sequence GTGACGCTCGATCCTGAAACTGACTTAAAACTGGAGCGCGTGGTGGATGCCCCGCGCGACCTGCTGTGGCTGTGCTGGACCACGCCGGAACACATCAAAAACTTCTTCATTCCTGCTCCCCACAAGGTGACCGAATGCGACCTCGACCTGCGCGTGGGCGGGCGGTTCAACACCGTGTTTGAGGTGGACGGTCAGCGGATGGATAATCGGGGCGTATTTCTTGAAATCGATCCGGGTCAAAAGCTGGTCTTTACCGACGGCTATACCGAAGGCTGGAAACCGGCCGAGAAGCCGTTTATGACGGCGATCCTGCTGCTGGAAGATGTGGGTGAGGGCAAGACCCGCTACACGGCGATTGCGCGTCATCCGACGAAGGAAATCCGCGAGCAGCATGAGCAGATGGGCTTCCACGAAGGGTGGGGGATTGTGCTGGATCAACTGGTGGGGTACGTGAAGGGACTGGCGCGTTGA
- a CDS encoding 1,2-dihydroxy-3-keto-5-methylthiopentene dioxygenase, giving the protein MSALTIYSDKDASQHQWHSTDAAEIAQQLNAKGVRFERWAADRDLGHDPAPEAVIEVYQHAIDKLVAEKGYQSWDVISLRADNPQKEALRAKFLNEHTHGEDEVRFFVEGAGLFCLHIGDEVYQVLCEKNDLISVPAGTPHWFDMGSEPNFTAIRIFDNPEGWVAQFTGDAIADAYPRLA; this is encoded by the coding sequence ATGAGCGCATTGACCATTTATTCCGATAAAGACGCCAGTCAACACCAGTGGCACAGCACCGATGCCGCCGAGATCGCCCAGCAGCTCAACGCTAAAGGCGTGCGGTTTGAACGCTGGGCTGCGGATCGCGATTTAGGACACGATCCCGCACCTGAAGCCGTGATCGAGGTATATCAGCATGCGATCGACAAGCTGGTGGCAGAGAAAGGCTATCAGAGCTGGGACGTGATCAGCCTGCGCGCCGACAACCCGCAGAAAGAGGCGCTGCGCGCGAAGTTCCTGAACGAACACACCCACGGCGAAGACGAAGTGCGCTTCTTCGTGGAAGGCGCGGGGCTGTTCTGCCTGCACATTGGCGATGAGGTGTATCAGGTGCTGTGCGAGAAAAACGACCTGATTTCCGTTCCCGCGGGCACGCCGCACTGGTTTGATATGGGCTCGGAACCGAACTTTACGGCGATCCGTATTTTCGATAACCCGGAAGGCTGGGTGGCGCAGTTTACGGGCGATGCCATTGCGGATGCGTATCCACGGTTAGCATAA
- the mtnC gene encoding acireductone synthase: protein MIRAIVTDIEGTTSDIRFVHDVLFPYARERLAAFVTAQQYAEPVKSILDNLRDEIGHPHASVSELIDALFAFMDEDRKSTALKALQGIIWHDGYVNGDFTGHLYPDVLPALEKWKAQGIDLYVYSSGSVAAQKLLFGYSDEGDITHLFSGYFDTHIGAKREVQSYQNIAAQTGIAPSQILFLSDIHQELDAAEQAGFRTLQLIRGDDDGASHHHQVHQFDEINPEQIPS, encoded by the coding sequence ATGATTCGCGCGATTGTGACGGATATTGAAGGGACCACCAGCGATATCCGTTTTGTCCATGACGTTTTGTTCCCCTACGCGCGTGAGCGGCTGGCGGCCTTCGTGACCGCGCAGCAGTACGCCGAGCCGGTCAAATCCATTCTGGACAACCTGCGTGATGAAATCGGTCACCCGCACGCCAGCGTTAGCGAGCTTATCGACGCCCTGTTTGCCTTTATGGATGAAGACCGCAAATCCACGGCGCTCAAAGCCCTGCAGGGGATCATCTGGCATGACGGCTACGTGAACGGCGACTTTACCGGCCACCTCTATCCGGACGTACTGCCTGCGCTGGAAAAGTGGAAAGCGCAAGGGATTGATCTCTATGTTTATTCCTCTGGCTCCGTCGCCGCGCAGAAACTGTTATTTGGCTACAGCGACGAAGGTGATATTACTCATCTGTTCAGCGGCTATTTTGATACCCACATCGGCGCCAAGCGCGAGGTGCAGTCCTATCAGAACATTGCGGCACAAACGGGCATTGCCCCGTCGCAGATCCTGTTCCTGTCCGATATTCATCAGGAGCTGGACGCGGCTGAACAGGCAGGTTTTCGCACCCTGCAGCTGATTCGCGGTGATGATGACGGCGCAAGCCATCACCATCAGGTCCACCAGTTTGACGAGATTAATCCGGAGCAGATCCCTTCATGA
- a CDS encoding methylthioribulose 1-phosphate dehydratase, translating into MTDNLQLTHLVDACRWIGAKGWAPATGGNMSVRQDERLCWLSESGKDKGSLTTADFLQVEIATNRAPSGRRPSAETGLHTLIYRLFPEANAVLHVHTVNATVLSRLVKEAELNISGFEMQKSLTGQTTHLDTVAIPVFDNDQDIDALASRIAHYAQERPLNYGFLLRGHGLTCWGRDVAEARRHLEGLEFLFECEMRLRQLERV; encoded by the coding sequence ATGACAGACAACCTGCAACTCACACATCTTGTCGACGCCTGCCGCTGGATTGGCGCCAAAGGCTGGGCGCCCGCCACCGGCGGCAATATGTCGGTGCGTCAGGACGAACGCCTCTGCTGGCTCAGCGAATCCGGCAAAGACAAAGGCAGCCTGACAACGGCGGACTTTCTGCAGGTTGAAATTGCCACCAACCGCGCGCCGTCTGGCCGCAGGCCGTCGGCGGAAACCGGTCTTCACACGCTGATTTATCGCCTGTTCCCGGAAGCCAACGCCGTCCTGCACGTTCATACCGTCAACGCCACGGTGCTGTCGCGTCTGGTCAAAGAAGCCGAGCTCAACATCAGCGGTTTTGAGATGCAAAAATCCCTCACCGGGCAGACCACGCATCTGGATACGGTGGCTATCCCGGTCTTTGATAACGACCAGGATATCGACGCCCTCGCCTCCCGAATCGCCCATTACGCACAGGAACGCCCGCTTAATTATGGTTTTCTTCTGCGCGGTCATGGCTTAACCTGCTGGGGACGCGACGTGGCCGAGGCCCGCCGTCATCTGGAAGGATTAGAATTCTTATTTGAATGCGAAATGCGTTTACGACAACTGGAGAGAGTATGA
- a CDS encoding pyridoxal phosphate-dependent aminotransferase: MSNNALIPKSKLPNLGTTIFTQMSALAQQHNAINLSQGFPDFDGPTYLQERLAYHVAQGANQYAPMTGVQALREAIADKTAELYGHKPDANSDITVTAGATEALYAAITALVRTGDEVICFDPSYDSYAPAVELSGGVVKRVALQPPHFRPDWQAFAALLSDKTRLVILNTPHNPSATVWQKADFAALWQAIAEREIYVLSDEVYEHICFAEEGHASVLAHPQLRERAVAVSSFGKTYHMTGWKVGYCVAPAAISAELRKVHQYLTFAVNTPAQLALADMLRAEPEHYRELPHFYRERRDLFVTALSKSRLEILPSEGTYFLLADYSAVSDLDDVSFCQWLTKEVGVAAIPLSVFCADPFPHKLIRLCFAKQESTLLAAAERLNTL, from the coding sequence ATGAGCAATAACGCATTGATTCCGAAGAGTAAACTTCCCAATCTTGGTACTACCATCTTTACGCAGATGAGCGCTCTGGCGCAGCAGCACAACGCCATTAACCTTTCTCAGGGCTTTCCGGATTTCGACGGCCCGACCTATCTGCAGGAGCGCCTGGCGTACCACGTGGCGCAGGGAGCGAATCAGTATGCGCCGATGACGGGCGTGCAGGCGCTGCGGGAAGCCATTGCGGATAAAACGGCGGAGCTGTACGGCCATAAGCCCGATGCGAACAGCGACATTACGGTGACGGCAGGGGCGACCGAAGCGCTGTATGCGGCCATCACCGCGCTGGTGCGTACGGGCGATGAAGTTATCTGCTTTGATCCGAGCTACGACAGCTATGCGCCTGCGGTTGAACTCTCCGGCGGCGTGGTGAAGCGCGTGGCGCTTCAGCCGCCGCATTTTCGCCCCGACTGGCAGGCGTTTGCTGCGCTGCTGAGCGATAAAACCCGCCTTGTGATCCTGAATACCCCGCACAACCCGTCGGCGACGGTGTGGCAAAAGGCCGATTTCGCCGCGCTGTGGCAGGCGATTGCGGAACGTGAAATATACGTGTTAAGCGATGAAGTCTACGAGCACATCTGCTTTGCTGAAGAGGGACACGCCAGCGTGCTGGCCCACCCGCAGCTTCGCGAGCGCGCCGTCGCCGTCTCGTCATTCGGTAAGACCTACCATATGACCGGCTGGAAAGTGGGCTACTGCGTCGCACCGGCGGCTATCAGCGCCGAGCTGCGCAAGGTGCACCAGTACCTGACCTTTGCCGTGAACACGCCGGCTCAGCTGGCGCTGGCGGATATGCTGCGCGCCGAGCCGGAGCACTATCGCGAGCTGCCGCACTTCTATCGTGAACGTCGGGATCTGTTCGTGACGGCGCTAAGCAAAAGCCGTCTGGAAATTTTGCCCTCAGAAGGGACCTATTTCCTGCTCGCCGACTACAGCGCGGTATCGGATCTGGACGACGTGAGTTTCTGCCAGTGGCTGACGAAAGAGGTGGGCGTGGCCGCCATTCCACTGTCGGTATTCTGCGCCGATCCCTTCCCGCATAAGCTGATTCGTCTTTGCTTTGCGAAGCAGGAATCGACGCTGCTGGCGGCGGCAGAGCGTCTTAACACGCTCTGA
- a CDS encoding IbrB-like domain-containing protein: MRQRLINEIETYLQSLPEEDRINAINAFREAIHQHSPFREQPIDCVLWIKQDAITANDYNPNNVAPPEKRLLSKSLELDGFTQPIVVTESKPQHYEIVDGFHRHEIGKNRAALKHQLKGYLPVTFLRQDRQDKHDRMAATIRHNRARGRHQINAMSEIVRELVQLGWNDERISKELGMDGDEVLRLKQINGLLELFADRRYSEAWTVK, from the coding sequence ATGCGACAAAGACTAATCAACGAGATAGAAACGTACCTTCAGTCACTTCCCGAAGAGGATCGCATTAACGCCATAAATGCTTTTCGTGAAGCGATCCATCAACACAGTCCGTTTCGTGAGCAACCGATAGACTGCGTCCTCTGGATCAAACAGGACGCTATTACCGCTAACGACTACAACCCCAATAACGTTGCGCCACCAGAAAAACGGCTGCTCAGTAAGTCGCTGGAGCTCGATGGATTCACTCAACCTATCGTTGTGACAGAAAGTAAACCGCAACACTACGAAATTGTGGATGGTTTTCATCGCCATGAAATCGGTAAAAATCGGGCGGCGTTGAAGCATCAGCTCAAGGGGTATCTCCCCGTCACCTTCCTGCGCCAGGACCGACAGGATAAACATGACCGTATGGCTGCCACTATTCGTCACAACCGGGCGCGGGGTCGACACCAGATTAACGCCATGTCGGAGATCGTTCGCGAGCTGGTGCAGCTTGGCTGGAATGACGAGAGAATAAGCAAGGAGCTGGGAATGGACGGCGATGAAGTCTTGCGCCTCAAGCAAATCAACGGTCTGCTGGAGCTGTTTGCAGACCGCCGTTACTCAGAAGCCTGGACGGTGAAATAA
- a CDS encoding phosphoadenosine phosphosulfate reductase: protein MSLYKYPINQDVLTAARERIKWTLENLPRTCVSFSGGKDSTVMLHLVARQARLMNIKIDVLFIDWEAQFSHTITHVEHMRELYSDVIDHFWWIALPLTTQNSLSQFQPEWQCWEPGNRWVRQPPDDAITDPAFFPFYQPGMTFETFVRSFSDWFSRNRPAAVLIGIRADESYNRFLAIASARKQRFADDKPWTTVAPGGHAWYIYPLYDWKTADIWTWFAKSGCCYNPLYDLMFQAGVPLRYMRICEPFGPEQRQGLWLYHVVEPDRWAAMCERVSGARSGGMYAGHDNHFYGHRKILKPEHLCWREYAMLLLDSMPQHTAEHYRNKIAIYLHWYQKRGLEDIPDTQDGDIGAKDIPSWRRICKVLLNNDYWCRALSFSPNKPKHYQRYSDRVKAKRKEWGILCDKD, encoded by the coding sequence ATGTCACTTTATAAATACCCTATAAATCAGGATGTACTTACTGCTGCCCGGGAGCGAATAAAATGGACTCTCGAAAATTTACCCAGAACCTGTGTCTCTTTTTCAGGTGGTAAAGACTCCACCGTCATGCTGCATCTGGTTGCCCGACAGGCGCGACTGATGAACATTAAAATAGATGTGCTCTTTATCGACTGGGAAGCGCAGTTTTCCCATACCATTACCCATGTGGAACATATGCGCGAGCTGTACAGCGATGTCATCGACCATTTCTGGTGGATCGCGCTTCCCCTGACAACGCAAAATTCACTTTCGCAATTCCAGCCGGAATGGCAATGCTGGGAACCCGGCAACCGATGGGTCCGCCAGCCACCTGACGATGCGATAACCGATCCCGCTTTTTTTCCCTTCTACCAGCCAGGCATGACGTTTGAAACCTTTGTCCGCAGTTTCTCCGACTGGTTCTCTCGCAATCGCCCGGCAGCAGTTCTGATTGGCATCCGCGCCGATGAGTCTTACAACCGTTTTCTGGCTATCGCGTCGGCGCGCAAGCAGCGGTTTGCCGACGATAAGCCCTGGACCACCGTCGCTCCGGGAGGACATGCCTGGTATATCTACCCTCTCTACGACTGGAAAACCGCCGATATATGGACCTGGTTCGCCAAATCGGGATGTTGCTATAACCCGCTCTATGACCTGATGTTTCAGGCCGGCGTGCCGCTACGCTACATGCGTATTTGTGAACCTTTTGGCCCGGAGCAGCGCCAGGGATTATGGCTCTACCACGTTGTTGAACCCGATCGCTGGGCGGCCATGTGTGAACGCGTGAGCGGTGCGCGCAGCGGGGGGATGTATGCCGGACACGATAACCATTTTTATGGTCATCGAAAAATTCTGAAACCCGAACATCTGTGCTGGCGGGAATATGCCATGCTGCTCCTCGACAGCATGCCGCAACATACGGCTGAGCATTACCGCAATAAAATCGCCATTTATCTGCACTGGTATCAGAAGAGAGGCCTGGAGGATATTCCCGATACCCAGGACGGTGATATCGGTGCCAAAGATATTCCCTCATGGCGCCGTATTTGTAAGGTTCTCCTCAATAACGACTACTGGTGCAGGGCGCTATCGTTCAGCCCAAACAAACCCAAACATTATCAGCGCTACAGCGACAGAGTGAAGGCGAAACGCAAGGAGTGGGGCATATTATGCGACAAAGACTAA
- the citR gene encoding DNA-binding transcriptional repressor CitR, protein MANLYDLKKFDLNLLVIFECIYQHLSISKAAETLYITPSAVSQSLQRLRGQLNDPLFIRSGKGITPTTVGVNLHHHLEQNLNQLEQTINIMHSSGLKKNFVIYCPHFMSTKATLDPIKLLMDNHNYSIELHDVFLSPDSAEDLLAYRRADLIFSFSSSNSHSIACSLYHKLPFVLVCREGHPRLSENPTREEILNENFTAWLNDENSFKGYQEKADNLLFERNIVYRSDSFISLLSAIGSSDLIGLVPAPAFEQYGPALNLRKVETDTQLPSIDIYMMYNRSALNSSAFASFIEEISLP, encoded by the coding sequence ATGGCAAACCTCTATGACCTTAAAAAATTCGATCTTAATCTGTTAGTCATTTTCGAGTGCATTTACCAACACCTTAGTATCAGTAAAGCCGCCGAGACGCTGTATATCACCCCCTCTGCCGTAAGCCAGTCACTGCAACGTCTGAGAGGACAACTTAACGATCCTCTGTTTATTCGTTCCGGTAAAGGGATCACGCCCACGACCGTCGGCGTCAATTTGCATCATCATCTGGAACAAAACCTGAACCAGCTGGAGCAGACTATCAATATCATGCACAGCAGCGGGTTGAAGAAGAACTTTGTCATTTATTGCCCGCATTTTATGAGTACGAAAGCAACGCTTGACCCTATAAAACTGCTCATGGACAACCATAACTATTCAATTGAATTGCATGATGTTTTTCTTTCTCCTGATTCTGCGGAAGATCTCTTAGCCTACCGAAGAGCCGACCTGATATTTTCGTTTTCTTCTTCGAACAGTCACTCTATCGCCTGTAGCCTCTACCATAAGCTTCCTTTCGTTCTCGTTTGTCGGGAGGGTCATCCCCGTCTCAGCGAAAATCCTACGCGTGAAGAGATTCTGAATGAAAACTTCACCGCCTGGCTGAACGATGAGAACAGCTTCAAAGGCTATCAGGAAAAGGCCGATAACCTGTTATTCGAAAGAAATATCGTCTATCGTAGCGACTCTTTTATATCCCTTCTGTCGGCGATCGGTTCGTCCGACCTCATAGGATTAGTGCCCGCACCGGCCTTCGAACAATATGGGCCAGCCCTCAACCTGCGCAAAGTGGAAACAGATACTCAATTACCCAGTATTGATATTTACATGATGTACAATCGTTCCGCGCTCAATAGCTCGGCATTCGCGAGCTTTATTGAAGAAATATCCTTACCGTGA
- the ahpC gene encoding alkyl hydroperoxide reductase subunit C → MSLINTKIKPFKNQAFKNGEFIEVTEKDTEGRWSVFFFYPADFTFVCPTELGDVADHYDELQKLGVDVYSVSTDTHFTHKAWHSSSETIAKIKYAMIGDPTGALTRNFDNMREDEGLADRATFVVDPQGIIQAIEVTAEGIGRDASDLLRKVKAAQYVASHPGEVCPAKWKEGEATLAPSLDLVGKI, encoded by the coding sequence ATGTCTTTGATTAATACCAAAATTAAACCTTTCAAAAACCAGGCGTTCAAAAACGGTGAGTTCATCGAAGTTACCGAGAAAGATACCGAAGGCCGCTGGAGCGTCTTCTTCTTCTATCCGGCTGACTTTACCTTCGTTTGCCCGACTGAACTGGGTGACGTTGCAGACCATTACGACGAACTGCAGAAGCTGGGCGTAGACGTTTACTCTGTCTCTACCGATACCCACTTCACCCACAAAGCATGGCACAGCAGCTCTGAAACCATCGCGAAAATCAAATACGCGATGATCGGCGACCCGACTGGCGCCCTGACCCGTAACTTCGACAACATGCGTGAAGATGAAGGCCTGGCTGACCGCGCCACCTTCGTTGTTGACCCGCAGGGCATTATCCAGGCTATCGAAGTTACCGCTGAAGGTATCGGCCGTGATGCTTCTGACCTGCTGCGTAAAGTGAAAGCCGCTCAGTACGTGGCTTCTCACCCAGGCGAAGTGTGCCCGGCGAAATGGAAAGAAGGCGAAGCAACGCTGGCTCCATCCTTAGATCTGGTTGGTAAAATCTAA